One genomic region from Pseudoduganella dura encodes:
- a CDS encoding hybrid sensor histidine kinase/response regulator, with protein MSDRTPDLGIVFNALPTPYLLLAADFTIVQATDLYLRANGTTRAQLIGRNVFDVFGGNPVDRLDNDLTMANLRASLTRVLETGRPDAMPVQRYDIPAPDRPGEFLQRHWSPVNTPVLDDAGNVTAIVHYVKDVSARVRGYARRDALVRLSDAWRDLRSPREIVFTALAMLGELLGVDRVSYGRYNDATDTLYVGPDWCRPGIPSLEGTVRLREFGTFVDDMQLGHAVVIDDVARDPRTAAHAEPFRRHHAQAFVDIPVIELGRLKSILVISDTLPRHWAPDDVALMREFAERIRTASERARSMEALATSEAKFRTITNAMPQMVWSTLPDGYHDYYNEQWYEYTGMPPGTTDGPRWNDMFHPDDRERAWATWRDSLATGEVYEIQYRLRHHSGEYRWTLGRAMPVRDESGRIARWMGTCTDIHSQKLAEAALREAALRKDEFLAMLAHELRNPLAPIGTAAQLLKTGLADEKTRVVASDIITRQVRHMAHLVDDLLDVSRVTRGLVQLNMAELDMADVVASAVEQALPLIEERRHALDLHLPDHPAAVQGDRTRLVQVIANVLNNAAKYTPPGGRIALRLDVADGQARVAVRDNGNGIAPTLLPHIFDLFIQGERNPDRAQGGLGLGLTLVKSITTLHGGAVTAHSDGPGRGSEFTIRLPVRGEAAVPALAAPIEDTPAAARALRLLVVEDNPDAAGVLAELLRTEGHDVAVAEDAETALRRADLAAIDAFILDIGLPGMDGYTLARLLRGDPATAGATLIALTGYGQPSDRAQSHAAGFNRHFVKPADPAELLVALQAV; from the coding sequence ATGAGCGACCGAACACCCGACCTGGGCATCGTTTTCAATGCCCTGCCCACGCCCTACCTGCTGCTGGCCGCCGATTTCACGATCGTGCAGGCCACGGATCTCTACCTGCGCGCCAACGGCACCACGCGCGCGCAACTGATCGGCAGGAATGTCTTCGACGTGTTCGGCGGCAATCCCGTCGATCGGCTGGACAACGACCTGACGATGGCGAACCTGCGCGCCTCGCTGACGCGCGTGCTGGAGACCGGGCGGCCGGATGCGATGCCGGTGCAGCGCTATGACATTCCCGCGCCCGACCGGCCGGGCGAATTCCTGCAGCGGCACTGGAGTCCCGTCAATACCCCGGTGCTCGACGACGCCGGCAACGTTACCGCCATCGTGCATTACGTGAAGGACGTGAGCGCGCGGGTGCGCGGCTATGCGCGGCGCGATGCGCTGGTGCGCCTCTCCGACGCCTGGCGCGACCTGCGCTCGCCGCGCGAGATCGTGTTCACGGCGCTGGCCATGCTGGGCGAGCTGCTGGGCGTGGACCGGGTGTCCTACGGGCGCTACAACGACGCCACCGATACGCTCTACGTGGGCCCGGACTGGTGCCGACCGGGCATCCCCTCGCTCGAGGGCACGGTGCGGCTGCGCGAATTCGGCACTTTCGTGGACGACATGCAGCTGGGCCACGCGGTGGTCATCGACGACGTGGCGCGCGATCCCCGCACGGCGGCCCACGCGGAACCGTTCCGCCGCCATCATGCGCAGGCGTTCGTCGACATTCCCGTGATCGAGCTCGGGCGGCTGAAGAGCATCCTCGTGATCAGCGACACGCTGCCGCGCCACTGGGCGCCGGACGACGTGGCGCTGATGCGCGAATTCGCCGAGCGTATCCGCACCGCCAGCGAACGGGCGCGCAGCATGGAGGCGCTGGCCACCAGCGAGGCGAAGTTCCGCACGATCACGAACGCGATGCCCCAGATGGTATGGTCGACGCTGCCGGACGGCTACCACGACTACTACAACGAGCAGTGGTACGAATACACCGGCATGCCGCCCGGCACGACGGACGGCCCGCGATGGAACGACATGTTCCACCCGGACGACCGCGAGCGTGCCTGGGCGACCTGGCGGGACAGCCTGGCCACCGGCGAGGTGTACGAGATCCAGTACCGGCTGCGCCACCACTCCGGCGAATACCGCTGGACACTGGGCCGCGCGATGCCGGTGCGCGACGAAAGCGGCCGCATCGCGCGCTGGATGGGCACCTGCACCGACATCCATTCGCAGAAGCTGGCCGAGGCTGCGCTGCGCGAGGCGGCCCTGCGCAAGGATGAATTCCTGGCCATGCTGGCGCACGAGCTGCGCAACCCGCTGGCGCCGATCGGCACCGCCGCCCAGTTGCTGAAGACGGGGCTGGCGGACGAAAAGACCCGCGTGGTGGCCAGCGACATCATCACCCGGCAGGTGCGGCACATGGCGCACCTGGTCGACGACCTGCTCGACGTGTCGCGCGTGACGCGCGGGCTGGTGCAGCTGAACATGGCGGAGCTGGACATGGCGGACGTGGTGGCCAGCGCCGTCGAGCAGGCATTGCCGCTGATCGAGGAACGCCGCCACGCGCTCGACCTGCACCTGCCGGATCATCCGGCCGCCGTGCAGGGCGACCGCACCCGGCTCGTGCAGGTGATCGCCAATGTGCTCAACAACGCGGCCAAGTATACGCCGCCCGGCGGACGGATCGCGCTGCGGCTGGACGTGGCGGACGGCCAGGCCCGCGTGGCGGTGCGCGACAACGGCAACGGCATCGCCCCCACGCTGCTGCCGCACATCTTCGACCTGTTCATCCAGGGCGAACGCAACCCCGACCGTGCCCAGGGCGGCCTGGGGCTGGGCCTGACACTAGTGAAAAGCATCACCACGCTGCACGGCGGCGCGGTGACGGCGCACAGCGACGGCCCGGGCCGCGGCAGCGAATTCACGATCCGCCTGCCGGTGCGCGGCGAAGCGGCCGTGCCGGCGCTGGCGGCCCCCATCGAAGACACGCCCGCGGCGGCGCGCGCATTGCGCCTGCTGGTCGTGGAAGACAATCCGGACGCCGCCGGCGTGCTGGCCGAACTGCTGCGCACCGAAGGGCACGACGTGGCCGTGGCGGAAGACGCCGAAACCGCGCTGCGCCGCGCCGACCTGGCGGCGATCGACGCCTTCATCCTCGACATCGGCCTGCCCGGCATGGACGGCTACACGCTGGCGCGGCTGCTGCGCGGCGACCCGGCCACCGCCGGTGCCACGCTGATCGCGCTGACCGGCTACGGCCAGCCCAGCGACCGCGCGCAGTCCCACGCCGCCGGGTTCAACCGGCATTTCGTCAAGCCCGCCGACCCGGCCGAACTGCTGGTGGCGCTGCAGGCGGTATAA
- a CDS encoding PEP-CTERM sorting domain-containing protein — protein MRPIPSAAAVAATIASALLLCAGSAQAEITTFTNQASYLAAVGNTGVDNYNDLIQQMYFDQIPRQAGDYAYSVSAGPKAPAIWAGTSDYVDFWLTSQNRTDTTTFALQDGVAGAGGNFFGSDTYSHPTAAASLLLTATDSTGATVSFTLENPDVHSFVGFVSSANLVSLTVTAGQQPGVWSSIDNFHVSVAAVPEPGTYAMLLAGLGMLGWTARRRGKGA, from the coding sequence TTGCGTCCAATTCCTTCCGCCGCGGCCGTTGCCGCGACCATCGCTTCCGCATTGCTGCTGTGCGCCGGTTCCGCGCAGGCAGAAATCACCACCTTCACGAACCAGGCGTCGTACCTGGCCGCCGTCGGCAATACCGGTGTCGACAACTATAACGACCTGATCCAGCAGATGTACTTCGACCAGATACCGCGCCAGGCCGGCGACTATGCGTACAGCGTGAGCGCGGGGCCGAAAGCCCCGGCCATCTGGGCCGGCACCAGCGATTACGTGGATTTCTGGCTGACTTCGCAGAACCGCACCGATACCACCACGTTCGCGCTGCAGGACGGCGTGGCCGGGGCCGGCGGCAATTTCTTCGGTTCGGACACCTACAGCCATCCGACCGCCGCCGCCAGCCTGCTGCTGACCGCCACCGACAGCACCGGCGCCACGGTCTCGTTCACGCTGGAGAACCCGGACGTGCATTCGTTCGTCGGCTTCGTCTCCAGCGCGAACCTGGTCTCGCTGACCGTCACCGCCGGGCAGCAGCCGGGCGTGTGGTCGTCGATCGACAATTTCCATGTGTCGGTCGCGGCCGTGCCGGAACCGGGCACGTATGCGATGCTGCTGGCCGGCCTGGGCATGCTTGGCTGGACGGCGCGGCGCCGGGGCAAGGGGGCCTGA
- a CDS encoding PEP-CTERM sorting domain-containing protein: MRKTHRPVTTVLASAVLSTTLLLAASAARAELTTYTSQSAYLAAVGTTGVDTFDDLDIEPYDTPFPRTAGDISYVATTGPGNTRAYGASDDDIDWYLSSSRRTDSITFDTFGTPIAGAGGYFWGSDIAGYTVFAPYITVTATDSTGATLTYTITDPVPTSFLGFVSDARIVSLSVATGDQLGADGYGIWPTVNNLHLSVAAVPEPGTWAMLLGGLGMLCWTARRRQNQGSSSPR, translated from the coding sequence GTGCGCAAGACGCATCGCCCGGTTACCACCGTTCTCGCTTCCGCCGTCCTTTCCACCACGCTGCTGCTGGCCGCTTCCGCGGCTCGTGCCGAACTCACCACCTACACCAGCCAGTCCGCCTACCTCGCGGCGGTCGGCACCACCGGGGTCGACACGTTCGACGACCTTGACATCGAACCGTACGACACGCCGTTCCCCCGCACCGCGGGCGACATCAGCTATGTCGCCACGACCGGTCCCGGCAACACGCGCGCTTATGGCGCCAGCGACGACGATATCGACTGGTACCTCAGCTCCAGCCGCCGTACCGACTCGATCACTTTCGACACGTTCGGTACGCCGATCGCGGGGGCCGGCGGGTATTTCTGGGGTTCCGATATCGCCGGCTACACGGTGTTCGCACCGTACATCACCGTCACCGCCACGGACAGCACGGGCGCCACGCTGACCTACACGATCACCGATCCGGTGCCCACCTCCTTCCTGGGTTTCGTGTCCGATGCGCGGATCGTGTCGCTGTCGGTGGCCACGGGCGACCAGCTCGGCGCCGACGGCTACGGCATCTGGCCGACCGTGAACAACCTGCACCTGTCCGTGGCCGCCGTGCCGGAGCCCGGCACCTGGGCGATGCTGCTTGGCGGCCTGGGCATGCTGTGCTGGACAGCGCGGCGCCGGCAGAACCAGGGATCGTCCAGCCCGCGATAG